One segment of Candidatus Micropelagos thuwalensis DNA contains the following:
- a CDS encoding MaoC family dehydratase, whose amino-acid sequence MAAVFETPNDMLGTEGQTLGTSEWMEIDQDRVNMFADATGDHQWIHVNKEMAEQSPFGTTIAHGFLTLSLLPMLMKETYTINKVAMGINYGCNKVRFINPVKVGSRVRGTSEVVSVEEAGGGIQLVVKATIEIEGEEKPACVAETVTRLFG is encoded by the coding sequence ATGGCTGCAGTATTTGAAACACCAAATGATATGCTGGGTACTGAGGGACAAACACTCGGGACGTCAGAATGGATGGAAATTGACCAAGATCGCGTCAATATGTTTGCCGACGCGACAGGCGACCATCAATGGATACACGTTAATAAAGAAATGGCGGAACAAAGCCCGTTCGGGACAACTATTGCACATGGTTTTCTCACTCTTTCCTTGTTGCCAATGCTGATGAAAGAGACCTATACGATCAATAAGGTCGCCATGGGCATTAATTATGGGTGTAACAAGGTGCGCTTCATTAATCCGGTGAAAGTCGGTTCGCGTGTGCGCGGTACATCCGAAGTCGTATCCGTTGAAGAAGCGGGTGGCGGTATTCAATTAGTTGTTAAAGCGACCATTGAAATTGAAGGCGAAGAAAAGCCAGCATGTGTGGCCGAGACGGTCACACGCCTTTTTGGGTGA
- the cysD gene encoding sulfate adenylyltransferase subunit CysD, whose translation MSATAQIHLTHLQRLEAEAIHIMREVVSEAQNPVMLYSIGKDSAVMLHLAMKAFYPSKPPFPLLHVDTGWKFKEMIAFRDDLVAKLGLELLTHTNPDGLADGVGPFTHGSAVHTDIMKTQALKQALDKYEFDAAFGGARRDEEKSRAKERIFSFRSAQHQWDPKNQRPELWSIYNVQKHEGESIRVFPLSNWTELDIWQYIHLEQIPIVPLYFAAERPVVERDGTLIFVDDDRMPLNDGEQPMLKNVRFRTLGCYPLTGAVESTADTLQGIIQEMLLTRTSERQGRVIDHDQAASMEKKKQEGYF comes from the coding sequence ATGTCTGCAACCGCACAAATTCACCTGACACATCTTCAAAGACTTGAGGCAGAAGCCATTCACATTATGCGTGAAGTTGTTTCAGAGGCTCAAAACCCCGTCATGCTTTATTCAATCGGCAAGGATAGCGCTGTAATGCTTCATCTGGCTATGAAAGCATTTTATCCATCTAAACCCCCTTTTCCGCTTCTACATGTGGATACTGGCTGGAAATTTAAGGAAATGATCGCTTTTCGGGATGATCTGGTTGCGAAGCTCGGCCTGGAGTTGCTAACCCACACCAATCCCGACGGATTGGCGGACGGCGTTGGCCCTTTTACCCATGGATCTGCGGTTCATACAGATATCATGAAAACACAGGCACTTAAACAGGCGCTTGATAAATATGAATTTGACGCCGCTTTCGGGGGTGCACGCCGGGATGAAGAAAAAAGTCGTGCAAAGGAACGCATTTTCTCTTTCAGGTCAGCTCAACATCAGTGGGATCCGAAAAACCAGCGCCCGGAGCTATGGTCCATTTATAATGTTCAAAAACATGAGGGTGAGTCCATTCGAGTATTTCCACTATCCAACTGGACTGAATTAGATATTTGGCAATACATTCATCTTGAGCAAATCCCTATTGTACCGCTTTATTTTGCTGCCGAACGTCCTGTTGTTGAGCGCGATGGCACGCTGATTTTTGTCGATGATGACCGCATGCCACTTAATGACGGCGAACAACCAATGCTCAAAAATGTCCGCTTTAGAACACTTGGTTGTTACCCGCTAACAGGCGCAGTTGAAAGCACAGCCGATACATTACAGGGCATTATTCAAGAAATGCTACTCACGCGCACTTCAGAACGCCAAGGGCGTGTCATTGACCATGACCAAGCCGCCTCAATGGAGAAGAAAAAACAGGAGGGGTATTTCTGA
- the cysN gene encoding sulfate adenylyltransferase subunit CysN — MMHQSDLISNDIDAYLKAHENKSLLRFITCGSVDDGKSTLIGRLLYESKMIFEDQLTTLEQDSKKVGTQGENIDFALLVDGLAAEREQGITIDVAYRFFATEHRKFIVADTPGHEQYTRNMATGASTADLAVLLIDARQGVLTQTKRHAFIASQLGVGHIVLAVNKMDLVDYSENVFNEIVEDFKAFAAQLDIPNLHAIPVSALVGDNIVDGSRFMPWYEGPSLLGYLEGVDVEAEETSLPFRMPVQWVNRPDLDFRGYAGRIAGGIIRPGDDIRVLPSGKQSKIARIVTMDSDLDEAVSGQSVTLTLTDEIDISRGDVIATSETPPEISDQFDTTIIWLSEEPMLPGRSYRMKTSSRLVSATVNAPKHKTDVNTLQKLPAKTLQLNEIGNCTLAVDRPIAFDSYAENRQTGSFILIDRMTNNTVGMGMINFPLRRAANIHWQNLDINKAANAEQKGQNPAVLWFTGLSGSGKSTIANEVQRRLYATGRHSFILDGDNVRHGLNRDLGFTDADRVENIRRVAEVSKLMVEAGLITLVSFISPFRAERELARNLMEEGEFIEIFVNTPLSVAETRDPKGLYKKARAGNLKNFTGIDSPYEAPENPEIEINTAEMSVEDAAERVINGLIERGIIEV, encoded by the coding sequence CTGATGCACCAATCCGATTTAATCTCAAACGATATCGACGCCTATTTGAAGGCGCATGAAAATAAATCCCTTTTGCGTTTTATCACATGCGGCTCCGTTGATGACGGCAAATCCACTCTCATCGGGCGATTGCTCTATGAGTCAAAAATGATTTTTGAAGACCAACTGACCACACTTGAACAGGACTCAAAAAAGGTTGGCACTCAGGGTGAGAATATTGACTTCGCTCTCTTGGTCGACGGATTGGCAGCAGAACGCGAACAAGGCATCACCATTGATGTTGCATATCGTTTTTTTGCCACTGAACACCGGAAATTCATTGTCGCCGATACGCCGGGTCACGAACAATATACCCGCAATATGGCAACCGGTGCCTCCACGGCAGATTTGGCAGTGTTGCTGATAGATGCGCGCCAAGGTGTTCTAACCCAAACAAAACGCCACGCCTTCATCGCTTCCCAGCTGGGTGTAGGCCATATTGTTCTGGCGGTGAATAAGATGGATTTAGTTGATTACAGCGAGAATGTTTTCAACGAGATTGTTGAGGATTTCAAAGCCTTTGCCGCGCAACTAGATATTCCTAATCTCCATGCCATTCCTGTCTCAGCTCTTGTCGGCGATAATATTGTTGACGGTAGCCGGTTCATGCCCTGGTATGAAGGGCCAAGCCTGCTCGGTTATCTAGAGGGGGTGGATGTTGAAGCTGAAGAAACCAGCCTGCCATTCCGTATGCCCGTGCAATGGGTCAACCGGCCAGATTTGGATTTTAGGGGTTATGCCGGGCGCATTGCTGGCGGCATTATTCGCCCTGGGGATGATATCCGCGTTCTACCATCTGGCAAACAGAGTAAAATCGCCCGTATCGTCACCATGGATAGCGATTTGGATGAAGCCGTATCCGGACAGTCTGTGACACTGACCCTTACTGATGAGATTGATATTTCGCGCGGCGATGTGATTGCAACCTCCGAAACCCCGCCGGAAATTTCCGATCAGTTTGACACCACCATCATTTGGTTATCAGAGGAGCCAATGCTTCCCGGACGTTCCTACAGAATGAAAACAAGCTCTCGACTTGTTTCCGCAACTGTCAACGCGCCCAAGCATAAAACAGATGTGAATACGCTGCAAAAACTTCCGGCGAAGACATTACAACTTAATGAGATTGGTAATTGTACACTTGCCGTTGACCGCCCGATTGCTTTTGACAGCTATGCTGAAAACCGCCAAACCGGCAGCTTCATTCTGATTGATCGTATGACCAATAACACCGTCGGCATGGGTATGATAAACTTCCCACTCAGGCGGGCAGCCAATATTCACTGGCAAAATCTCGATATCAATAAGGCTGCCAATGCGGAGCAAAAAGGTCAAAACCCTGCTGTTTTATGGTTTACCGGCTTGTCGGGATCCGGCAAATCCACGATTGCCAATGAGGTTCAAAGACGCCTCTATGCCACCGGACGGCATAGTTTTATTTTAGATGGCGATAATGTCCGTCATGGCCTTAACCGCGACCTCGGTTTTACTGACGCGGACCGCGTAGAAAATATCCGCCGTGTCGCCGAAGTTTCAAAGCTGATGGTTGAGGCCGGATTAATTACGCTCGTTTCATTTATTTCCCCTTTCCGGGCTGAAAGAGAACTGGCCCGCAACCTTATGGAAGAGGGAGAATTCATCGAAATTTTTGTGAACACACCTTTATCAGTTGCTGAAACCAGAGACCCTAAAGGGCTCTACAAAAAAGCGCGCGCCGGGAATTTGAAAAACTTTACAGGTATCGACAGCCCCTATGAAGCGCCTGAAAACCCTGAAATAGAAATTAACACTGCGGAGATGAGTGTTGAAGATGCGGCTGAGCGCGTGATAAACGGGCTCATTGAAAGAGGCATTATAGAGGTATAA
- a CDS encoding TetR/AcrR family transcriptional regulator → MSVKAYDKLGDKAGDKVPKSNTRRIGSAGLIEVAYNFISTQGLDRLTFRHIASHANCSLGTLTYHFSSREDLISAVLSDKILPAMQQGVLLPNHPNPALAFLETIKQSLPYEETAKDHWRVRLELMGFAAQNPIFRTRFRQVETARIRYLEKLFSRLKSLGKMSADTDISKRATQTIQFETGAALSMLNAKDIDRVATGDAFIDWLKSILDLN, encoded by the coding sequence ATGTCAGTCAAGGCATATGATAAATTGGGCGATAAAGCAGGCGACAAAGTGCCAAAAAGTAATACCCGTCGTATCGGCTCGGCAGGTTTAATTGAGGTCGCTTATAACTTTATCTCTACACAGGGACTAGACAGATTGACATTCCGGCATATCGCCAGTCATGCGAATTGCTCGCTCGGCACGCTGACATATCATTTTAGTTCTAGAGAAGATTTAATCAGCGCAGTTTTGAGCGATAAAATTCTACCTGCTATGCAACAGGGTGTCTTGCTACCCAATCATCCAAATCCTGCGCTTGCCTTTCTTGAAACGATCAAACAAAGCCTGCCCTATGAAGAAACAGCGAAAGACCACTGGCGGGTGCGGCTTGAATTAATGGGGTTTGCAGCCCAAAACCCGATATTCAGAACTCGCTTCAGACAAGTTGAAACAGCGCGTATCAGATATCTGGAAAAGCTTTTTTCACGACTGAAAAGCCTCGGGAAAATGTCAGCGGACACAGATATATCAAAACGCGCCACTCAAACCATACAATTCGAAACCGGGGCAGCACTCTCAATGTTGAACGCAAAAGATATTGACCGTGTCGCCACAGGAGATGCGTTTATAGACTGGTTAAAATCAATTCTTGATTTAAACTAG
- a CDS encoding tyrosine-protein phosphatase, producing the protein MLDKNSQDHQETPSAARPIPAVTDKNEREKWRRLPFDGPRNFRDLGGYINQDGKAVKWGVIYRADRLSALTDADIDYFKRLNIRKIIDFRSDHERKEAPSRTDTLEDTQTLWMEVFEGGAFVEDMWRSLFSGELSDASHLHDMMKAANRRFVSHHNNVFANFFKLLLEDENIPLLFHCMGGKDRTGFAAAMILSALKVPEDTIMKDYLLTNTLTAASTEIRKKNLKERLERDIADDLLDAVMKVQADYLNAGFETIHEEYGSVESFLKEGLELGSVEIEELQRRYLTED; encoded by the coding sequence ATGCTAGATAAAAATTCGCAAGACCACCAAGAAACGCCGAGTGCTGCGCGCCCTATTCCTGCCGTAACCGATAAAAATGAGCGTGAGAAATGGCGACGCCTTCCTTTCGACGGACCCCGAAATTTTCGAGATTTAGGCGGCTACATAAACCAAGATGGCAAGGCCGTTAAATGGGGGGTCATTTATAGAGCCGACAGGCTATCTGCCCTAACCGATGCAGATATAGATTATTTTAAAAGGCTCAATATTCGGAAGATTATCGACTTTCGCTCAGATCATGAGAGGAAAGAAGCGCCTAGCCGCACTGATACACTTGAGGACACCCAAACCTTATGGATGGAAGTTTTTGAGGGCGGCGCTTTTGTGGAAGATATGTGGCGCAGTCTTTTTAGTGGTGAATTATCTGATGCCAGCCATTTACATGATATGATGAAAGCTGCCAATCGCAGATTTGTTAGCCATCATAATAATGTTTTTGCCAATTTCTTTAAGCTACTTCTTGAGGATGAGAATATCCCACTTCTATTTCATTGTATGGGCGGAAAAGACCGTACCGGTTTTGCCGCTGCAATGATTTTATCAGCACTTAAGGTGCCGGAAGACACCATCATGAAGGATTATTTGCTGACGAACACTCTAACAGCGGCTTCCACTGAAATTCGCAAGAAGAACCTCAAAGAACGTCTTGAGAGAGACATCGCGGACGATTTATTGGATGCGGTTATGAAAGTCCAGGCCGATTACTTAAATGCCGGTTTTGAGACGATTCACGAAGAATATGGTTCCGTCGAGAGCTTCCTCAAAGAAGGCCTCGAACTGGGTTCCGTGGAAATCGAAGAGTTACAAAGACGCTATCTCACAGAAGATTAG
- a CDS encoding Rieske (2Fe-2S) protein — protein MSDNFVLATGVDTLEENENRAFDLNGVSVLICKTVEGIYAVENMCTHQLQPLEGGRIRGCFVFCPLHGQRFDLKDGSPIGALTKKPIRVFPVKIENDDIYVDMSA, from the coding sequence GTGTCCGATAATTTTGTGTTGGCAACGGGGGTGGATACCCTTGAAGAAAATGAAAATCGCGCTTTTGATTTAAATGGTGTGTCGGTTCTAATTTGCAAAACCGTTGAAGGTATCTACGCGGTTGAGAATATGTGTACTCATCAACTTCAGCCGCTTGAAGGTGGGCGCATTCGGGGATGTTTCGTTTTCTGTCCGCTTCATGGGCAAAGGTTTGACCTAAAAGACGGCTCACCTATTGGTGCCCTGACAAAAAAACCGATACGGGTTTTTCCTGTTAAAATAGAAAATGATGATATTTATGTTGATATGAGCGCCTAA
- a CDS encoding acyl-CoA dehydrogenase family protein, with product MDFKLTEDQQAFQKTARDFAQSELPEAAQICETEASPPTHELIRKYGEMGFLGINVPEEYGGLGLGNIDALIVLEEFAKISSAIAFPVFESCVGPVKAIEHFAEESLKKRVIPEVCSGEMIVAVAMSEPDAGSALTDLKTKGRVTNDKVILNGLKRWCSGGGHADGYVVYCRLSDDPGAKGIGAVFVEKDAPGISFGQQESLMGFRGVPSCDIFLDDAEVPLENIIVPAGGFKKLMEAFDLERCGNATMALGQASGALEDVMVYVQDRKQFGKPIVDFQAVQIRLAEMQMRVEAARLLIHRAASNAEDNLPSILDSSVAKCFANEIAREVTSNAVQLMGAYGYSKDFNMERRMRDSWGWGIAGGAIDIQKVNIASAMVGRRFNQRAQ from the coding sequence ATGGATTTCAAATTAACCGAAGATCAGCAAGCATTTCAGAAAACTGCCAGAGATTTCGCGCAATCGGAATTACCGGAAGCTGCGCAAATTTGTGAGACTGAGGCATCACCTCCGACACATGAACTCATTCGCAAATATGGTGAGATGGGCTTTCTGGGCATTAATGTGCCTGAAGAATATGGCGGGCTTGGTCTTGGTAATATTGACGCGCTGATAGTCCTTGAAGAATTTGCCAAAATTTCTTCAGCCATTGCGTTTCCTGTTTTTGAATCCTGTGTTGGTCCCGTCAAAGCGATTGAACATTTTGCTGAAGAGAGCTTGAAGAAAAGAGTCATCCCAGAAGTCTGTTCTGGTGAAATGATTGTGGCGGTAGCCATGTCTGAGCCGGATGCTGGCTCGGCTTTGACGGATTTGAAGACCAAAGGACGCGTGACTAACGATAAGGTGATTTTGAACGGGCTAAAAAGATGGTGCTCCGGCGGCGGTCATGCGGATGGTTATGTTGTTTATTGCCGTTTGTCCGATGATCCGGGCGCGAAAGGCATTGGTGCTGTTTTTGTCGAGAAAGACGCGCCAGGCATATCTTTCGGCCAGCAGGAAAGTCTTATGGGTTTCCGCGGAGTCCCTTCTTGTGACATTTTTTTGGATGATGCTGAGGTGCCTTTAGAAAATATTATTGTTCCGGCAGGCGGATTTAAGAAGCTGATGGAAGCGTTTGATCTTGAGCGTTGTGGCAATGCCACCATGGCGTTGGGGCAGGCTTCGGGTGCGCTGGAGGATGTGATGGTCTATGTGCAGGACCGCAAGCAATTCGGAAAACCTATTGTCGATTTTCAGGCTGTCCAGATTAGGCTTGCGGAGATGCAAATGCGGGTTGAAGCGGCACGTCTGCTTATTCATCGTGCGGCCTCTAATGCGGAGGATAATTTGCCGAGTATTCTCGACTCTTCTGTTGCCAAATGTTTTGCCAATGAAATTGCGCGCGAAGTAACTTCCAACGCCGTTCAGCTAATGGGGGCTTATGGCTATTCCAAAGATTTCAATATGGAACGCCGGATGCGCGACTCATGGGGCTGGGGTATTGCTGGTGGTGCCATTGATATTCAGAAGGTGAATATTGCCTCCGCTATGGTGGGTCGACGTTTTAATCAACGTGCCCAATAA
- a CDS encoding CaiB/BaiF CoA transferase family protein, producing the protein MSNLLENIRVIDIGRYVAGPYCATLLGALGADVIRVERPDGGEDRFISPLSFDDNGQPGEGGLIYQTGWGKKSLSLNLSDERGREILGKLVDTADIVVANLPPVALRRLGLDWETVSRRCPEIILVTQTGFGDTGPDSTKGGFDGIGQAMSGAMYLTGVPGNPVKAGAPYVDYATALMSAFATMAALKERDKTCKGQHVQTSLLNTALAVMNAHLIEQGVTGIDRVGTGNRVQTSAPSDVFATSDGHILVHTVGNNLFKRWAETVGKPELVEDERFQSDQHRGDNNDVLCDIMAAWCSQRTTSEALALLQEKGVPSGPVLSLQQALDNPQAGAMSYFTSVAVNGMEGKFAPVLGLPAQFSSLTPNAPTAPPEIGGHNAEILSELGLSDAQIEELETQGII; encoded by the coding sequence ATGTCTAATTTATTGGAAAATATCAGAGTGATCGATATTGGCCGTTATGTTGCAGGCCCCTATTGTGCAACGCTTCTGGGTGCGCTTGGGGCAGATGTTATTCGGGTCGAGCGCCCGGATGGTGGAGAAGATAGGTTTATTTCGCCCCTTTCTTTCGATGATAATGGGCAGCCCGGCGAGGGTGGTCTGATATATCAGACCGGATGGGGTAAAAAATCACTATCACTAAATCTTTCGGACGAACGTGGGCGTGAGATTTTAGGGAAGTTAGTCGATACCGCAGATATTGTCGTAGCAAATCTGCCACCCGTGGCGCTCCGGCGCCTCGGTTTGGACTGGGAAACAGTGTCCCGGCGTTGCCCTGAAATTATTCTGGTGACCCAAACTGGTTTCGGTGATACGGGACCTGACAGCACTAAGGGCGGATTTGACGGTATCGGGCAGGCCATGTCCGGCGCGATGTATCTGACAGGAGTCCCCGGTAATCCGGTTAAGGCTGGTGCGCCCTATGTAGATTATGCAACGGCACTGATGTCGGCATTTGCAACCATGGCCGCGCTGAAGGAGCGTGATAAGACTTGCAAAGGCCAGCATGTTCAGACTTCCTTATTGAACACAGCACTGGCGGTGATGAATGCACACCTCATTGAACAGGGTGTCACAGGAATTGACCGTGTTGGAACGGGCAACCGGGTACAGACCTCTGCGCCGTCGGATGTGTTTGCAACATCGGACGGGCACATTCTGGTGCATACGGTAGGTAACAATTTGTTCAAGCGATGGGCAGAGACTGTTGGTAAGCCGGAGCTTGTCGAAGATGAACGGTTTCAGTCTGACCAGCATCGTGGCGATAATAATGATGTTTTATGCGACATCATGGCCGCGTGGTGTTCTCAACGTACAACTTCTGAGGCATTAGCACTGCTTCAGGAAAAGGGCGTGCCCAGTGGGCCCGTTTTGTCGCTGCAACAAGCCCTTGACAATCCGCAGGCTGGTGCCATGTCTTATTTTACATCTGTTGCGGTCAATGGAATGGAAGGCAAGTTTGCCCCCGTTTTGGGTCTGCCGGCACAGTTTTCATCATTGACCCCCAACGCGCCGACAGCGCCGCCGGAAATCGGGGGTCATAACGCAGAAATTTTAAGTGAGCTTGGACTGTCCGACGCTCAAATTGAGGAACTTGAAACACAAGGCATTATCTAG